The Paenibacillus sp. RUD330 genome has a segment encoding these proteins:
- a CDS encoding DUF2626 family protein codes for MARMFRVLGFWCLVIALMAFAGDMTEFSLLFFFQAIAFFFLGYLNFTERTYILMFWAYMILTFLGFSYWTVFKMGLPF; via the coding sequence ATGGCGCGCATGTTTCGCGTACTTGGCTTTTGGTGTCTTGTGATCGCCCTCATGGCCTTCGCTGGAGATATGACGGAGTTTTCGCTTCTGTTCTTCTTCCAAGCCATCGCCTTCTTCTTCTTGGGCTACCTGAACTTTACGGAGCGCACCTACATACTGATGTTCTGGGCCTATATGATTCTCACCTTCCTGGGCTTCAGCTATTGGACCGTCTTCAAGATGGGATTGCCGTTCTGA